The DNA window CGTTTAACCAATCGACACATTGTTCTTTCCATTCTATATAAGCGGCGAGCAGCACTTCGGTGTCCGAATGGCCGTCAAACCGGTAACCTTTGCGCAGCAGCTCCCTACGGATGTCCTCCGTATTGTACAGCTCACCGTTGTAAACGATCGTGTAGCGGTGTCCATTTTTGTTCCGGGTCATCGGCTGTTTGCCGCCGGCCGGGTCAACAACGACGAGCCGCTTATGGCCAAACGCGGCATGGGTGTCGAGCCATATATTTGTATCGTCCGGCCCGCGTTTGGCGAGCGTCTCCGTCATTCCGGTAATAATCGCTTGCTCACGGCGCAAATCGCGCCCGAAATGCACCCAGCCAGTGATGCCACACATACGAACCAATCCTTTCTTTATCAAAAATGGCAGATAACGACTGTTCGCCCGAACCATTCACATTGTTCTTTCGATCGCCCGTTCCTCTGTTTCCTTGCGGCGATCTCCGGCTATCGCTCTCCCTAGCAGGGCGATAGCCCTCCCCGCATCGGCATGATTCCATTTTATGCACTATCAGTAATTTCGATGAATTGTCCGAAGGCAACAACCACACGAATAAACAAACAAAAAAGTGGAAAAAAAGAGAAATACAAGGAGGATGAAAGAAGTTGGGTATTGAAGAGCGCTTGCAATGTATTGCTGAGCAGCCCCGAGCTTACGTGCAAGGAACTGTCGAGTTTGTGAACAATGAATGGATATTTTTTGATGAAGAAGCGGAAGAAGCGGCTCTCGTCGAAGAAATGGCGGAGCAAGGCATCGAGCTGTTCCGCTATGGGCACTGGCTGTCCGGGCAGTGGCAAGACACCGGCACGATCGCTACTGATCTCGGCATCTTTCCCCTGACAAACGGCGACCGGATCCGCTTCCGCAAACAGCTGACATACGCGTATCGCCAATGGTTGGCCTCGCTTCCTGATCCGTCTTTTTTCCAGTTCGTTCAATGGCTGAACAGCCTCGGGTTTTCGCTTTACGATTGCCTGTACTGCTACAACGGTCTATTGTTTGCCAAATCGGCCGGCGTCAATTTCATCATTTATGACAACACCGAGCAAATCGGCAATGTCCACCATTATTATGAGCGCGGCCACGCGCCAAGCGACCGATTTGAAATCACATTTAACAGCGGTGAACGAGCGATTTGCGCCCAAATCGGCTGAAGGCGAAAGCGGTCGGCAGCTGCATCGTTTTGCTGCTGACCGGATATCCTGCCTTCAACTGCTTTACCGGGTGCCGCAGCGGCTTAACCTTCATTGGCCCATTCGAAAAACCTACTTATTGCCGCTCTTTTTGCCTCTCTGACATATACGCCATCACCTCTTCAGCCGCAAGCGGCGGGCAAAGCGCATACCCTTGGGCGTAGCTGCATTGCAAATCGCGGAGCCGTTCGAGTTGTTCCGGCGTCTCGACCCCTTCAGCAATCGTTTCCAGCCCTAACCCGCGCCCCATTGTAATCATCGCGCTAACGATCGCTGCGTCGGACGCACTGGCATGTAAATGCTCGATAAACGCCCGGTCAATTTTCAAGATGGTCGCCGGCAGCTGCTTTAGATAATGGAATGAAGAATAGCCGCTCCCAAAATCATCAACAGCGATGCCAACGCCGAGCCGCTTTAGCTCATCGAGCGTCCGCATCGTGCTCGATAGATGACGGAGCATCGAATGTTCGGTCAGTTCGAGATGCAAGCATGACGGCAGCAATGTTGACTGTTTAAGCGCTCGTTTCACATCATCAACGAATCGTTCGTGCTGAAATTGTACGGCAGAAACGTTGACAAAAACGGCTAGTTTGTCATTGCCTGTGATCTCCTGCCACCGCTTTGTCTGTCGGCAAGCGGTTTGCAGCACCCACCGGCCGATTTCATGAATCCATCCGGTCTCTTCAGCCAGTGGGATAAACTCATCCGGCCGCACCAGTCCAAGCTCCGGGTGCCGCCAACGAACAAGCGCCTCTGTGGCGATGATCGCGCCGGTACGTACATCGACAATCGGCTGGTAGCAAAGAAACAGTTCATTTTTTTCAACCGCTTTGCGCAAAGAGCTGCCCATTTCAAACCGGTGAACCGCTTCCTCATTCATGTGTGCGCAATAGCGCTCCACCCGGTTGCCGCCGCTTTTTTTCGCGTTGTTCACTGCAATGTCGGCATGGCGCAACAGCGTATGTTCGTCCGCTCCGTCATCTGGAAACACGGCTAACCCGATGCTGGCTGTAATAAAAAATTCTTTTTGTCCATACACCGTCGGTTTCGCCACTTCGCGAACGAGGTGAAGCGCCGTTTCGGCCGCCGTCTCGGCGCTCGTTTTTAACGGAAACAGCAAACAAAACTTATCGCCATGAAACCGGCCGAGCTGCGCCCCGACCGGGAGCACGCGCTTCATGCGCTCAACAAGTTGACGCAAAATATCATCGCCGGCATAATGGCCAACGCTGTCGTTAATCCATTTAAACCGGTCGAGATCAATGAACGCGACCGCTACTTTCCGCTGTTTCCGTTTCGCTTTTTCCAGTTGATTCGAAAACAGTTCCATCCATTTCGTCCGATTTGGCAAGTTTGTATCCGGGTCGTAATACGCTAAGGAGGCGATTTTCTCCTCTGCTTTTTTTTGCTCCGTAATGTTGTGCCCAATCCCGTAAATGCCGACTTTTTTTCCATCAACAACAATCGGGATGTTTTTCATTTGAAAAAGAAGCTGCTCCCCTGACTTCGTCGGAATTTCCAATTGGTACGTTTGCACTTTTCCACGCAGCGCCCGGTAAAAATAGCGGGTGACGCGAGGAATGTCGCTTGGGTGAACGTACTTGAGCGAATTGGTATATAACATGTCTTCTTTCCGATAGCCAAGCACTCGTTCAAAAGCAGGATTGACGCTTGTAAAACGGCCGTGCAAATCGGTGGAATAGACGATATCGGTATTATGTTCAAACAGCGACTTATATCGCTGCTCAGACATTTGCAGGCGGACGTAAAGCCGCTCCATGTCGCGCGACGATGTCGACATCAGCTGCGCTAACGTCGTGATCCCTTCCGGCGGCAGCGGTATTTCAAAAGCTGGCCCTCCCTGTCCCGACGCCGCCTCTTCCGCTAGCAAAACGGCAGCAAACGCCCCTAGCCGCACGGTTGTATACGCGTCTTTGACCATCACTTCCATAGCCGGAAATGGGGCAGCTTGTCCGAGCGCCGAAACCACCCCCTCAAGCATGAGGCGCGTATACCCTCCTAATGCCATACTATAGTAAAATATCATTTCCTCGGCCGGCTGTTTAGCCGCTTGCGCCGCCAAATCGTGCATGCTCCAGTAAAACGACGGGGCATGAACATAGGCAAACCTCACTTTTTCCCCTTCGCTGACATGACCGTTGACCGCAACTGCTCCGTTCTCACGCACCCCTGTGATCGGCAGGCAAGCATAATGCCCGTTTCGCTCAACAACAAACGGAAACTCCATTCCGGAAAGCGGTAAGCGTTCGATAAATTCTTTCCCTAAATACCGTTCCAAACAAAGTGATGCCTTTTGCCCATCGAGCTCGTCAATCTGTTGGCCAGCGCTTTTCGTTACGAAAAACGCCAACCCGACCGGTTCCCATAAAAACGGGGAGAAACAACGGACCCGAAGTGACGCACCGCTGAACGAGACAGCGACCACCCCCTGATCAAGCCGGCCGTCACGCGAAAATAAAGCGCAGCCGTCCGGAAGGGTGCAGCCGACGATGGTCATCCGTTCGTTCACAAGCGGCAAATGGCGAAGAAGAGGCAACAGAGCCGCACGGCAATCGGTAAATAACAAAAGCAATGCCGTCTCTTCGTGAACGGTCGCCTCTGCGATCTTTGCAGCCAGCTCGGCTGGATGAGCAGAGTCAACCGCCGGCAACGCCAACGACAAAATGCTCGATTCCGTCATTGACATCACGTCGGCTAAAAACGTTGTTTCACCGATGATCGGCAATGGCCCCGCCATCCCGACAAGATGGGCGCCCGGCCAACGGCGCGCCGCTAACTCGACCGTATGGCGCACCTTTTCTTCATCGTCAGCGGCAACTTGGATGAACAACGACTCGGGCGGCGCAGAACAGTCATCTTCGACCAGCCGGTGCAATTCCTCGGCATGGCGGCAGCGCAGCGAACGCATGAACAATGACGCCCCCTTCTATTAATCGAGCCATTCTAAACATTCAAAAATTTCCGCTGTTTTTAACATACCACATTTTTTGCGTAAGAAAAAGCGGCAACCCGCTGTTAGGCTGCCGCTTTGTTTAGAACACATCAAAGCCGAGCGGCAACAGCAAACCGAGGAATAACGTCACAACGAGCGCAATCACCCATTGCGTCCATCCTGCCGCCGCACTTTTTCCTTTTTTCCCCGCCATCAAAACCATTTCCATCGCTCCGATTACCCATAATCCGGCGAGCGCCTTCAGCAAGTAAAGTCCGGAAATCGTGGCGATGCTATGCAACAAAAGCAAACCGGTGATGATCGTTATAATATAAAACAGCCGCAAAATCATTTGTACGATGTTGGCTTTGGCCGCTCCTGAGCGCTGCATTGACACAGTGATGAAGAACAAAATAATCATCACAAGCCAACTTGTAATATGGGCATGCGTCAATTAATATCCCTCCAACTTTTCCATGTTCATCCTCATCATAGCATGGGCGGCAAGCCGTTGACAAACATTACGACATGCGAAAAGCGCCTCCGTTTTGGATGGCGCTTTTCATCTGCATACGATTCCTTTTCCCTTGGCTCATTCCCCGACTTTATTGCGCAGCGTGCCGATCCCTTCGATCGTCACTTCGACGACATCGCCCGTTTGCAAAAAGCGCGGCGGACGCATTCCTTTGCCGACCCCAGCCGGCGTCCCTGTCGCGATAATATCGCCCGGCTCAAGCGTTATGCCTTTTGAGATCGTCTCAATGATCGATTCAATCGGAAAAATCAACTGTTTTGTGCTCGCCTGCTGGCGCACTTCTCCGTTCACCCGCGTTTCGATGCGTAAATCGTTCGGATTTGGAATCAATTGACTCGGCACGATCCATGGCCCCATCGG is part of the Geobacillus sp. 46C-IIa genome and encodes:
- a CDS encoding DUF2777 domain-containing protein; translation: MGIEERLQCIAEQPRAYVQGTVEFVNNEWIFFDEEAEEAALVEEMAEQGIELFRYGHWLSGQWQDTGTIATDLGIFPLTNGDRIRFRKQLTYAYRQWLASLPDPSFFQFVQWLNSLGFSLYDCLYCYNGLLFAKSAGVNFIIYDNTEQIGNVHHYYERGHAPSDRFEITFNSGERAICAQIG
- a CDS encoding EAL domain-containing protein — its product is MRSLRCRHAEELHRLVEDDCSAPPESLFIQVAADDEEKVRHTVELAARRWPGAHLVGMAGPLPIIGETTFLADVMSMTESSILSLALPAVDSAHPAELAAKIAEATVHEETALLLLFTDCRAALLPLLRHLPLVNERMTIVGCTLPDGCALFSRDGRLDQGVVAVSFSGASLRVRCFSPFLWEPVGLAFFVTKSAGQQIDELDGQKASLCLERYLGKEFIERLPLSGMEFPFVVERNGHYACLPITGVRENGAVAVNGHVSEGEKVRFAYVHAPSFYWSMHDLAAQAAKQPAEEMIFYYSMALGGYTRLMLEGVVSALGQAAPFPAMEVMVKDAYTTVRLGAFAAVLLAEEAASGQGGPAFEIPLPPEGITTLAQLMSTSSRDMERLYVRLQMSEQRYKSLFEHNTDIVYSTDLHGRFTSVNPAFERVLGYRKEDMLYTNSLKYVHPSDIPRVTRYFYRALRGKVQTYQLEIPTKSGEQLLFQMKNIPIVVDGKKVGIYGIGHNITEQKKAEEKIASLAYYDPDTNLPNRTKWMELFSNQLEKAKRKQRKVAVAFIDLDRFKWINDSVGHYAGDDILRQLVERMKRVLPVGAQLGRFHGDKFCLLFPLKTSAETAAETALHLVREVAKPTVYGQKEFFITASIGLAVFPDDGADEHTLLRHADIAVNNAKKSGGNRVERYCAHMNEEAVHRFEMGSSLRKAVEKNELFLCYQPIVDVRTGAIIATEALVRWRHPELGLVRPDEFIPLAEETGWIHEIGRWVLQTACRQTKRWQEITGNDKLAVFVNVSAVQFQHERFVDDVKRALKQSTLLPSCLHLELTEHSMLRHLSSTMRTLDELKRLGVGIAVDDFGSGYSSFHYLKQLPATILKIDRAFIEHLHASASDAAIVSAMITMGRGLGLETIAEGVETPEQLERLRDLQCSYAQGYALCPPLAAEEVMAYMSERQKERQ
- a CDS encoding YisL family protein, whose product is MTHAHITSWLVMIILFFITVSMQRSGAAKANIVQMILRLFYIITIITGLLLLHSIATISGLYLLKALAGLWVIGAMEMVLMAGKKGKSAAAGWTQWVIALVVTLFLGLLLPLGFDVF